A stretch of the Janthinobacterium sp. B9-8 genome encodes the following:
- a CDS encoding GGDEF domain-containing protein produces the protein MNESPSLESLRHELEDIISQNQLTALFQPIASTRDGEIFGYEGLIRGPSSSFLHSPINLFRTAEELGCLHALDFACRRAVIKAFVREELAGRLFLNVIPSCLAEQDFKPGATLALLNDAGLAPQRVVIELTETQPTHDYNLLKEALLHYRDMGFKIALDDLGEGFSSLRLWSELKPEFVKIDKYFIQGLACDAQKRQFVRSIQHIALNTGTRVIAEGIESQADLQVVQNIGIGYVQGYFIALPNAHPPRQLNLNLQEKDYRPSLLKAQTAGQLLVEVPTVLPKQSGTEICRIFSKYPQIHALPVIDEQRPVGLLRRHEVIEFFGRPFAHELYGNKPCKGLMDCTPLIVEHSTSLQELSQLVTAADHRHLADGFIIIEQGHYLGMGTGHDLMRAITELQIRAARHANPLTLLPGNVPIEEQIEILLTEQRYFTAAYIDLDHFKPYNDVYGYACGDKMIRMLGELLLSIADPQIDFVGHIGGDDFMILFRSTDWKQRCKSLLKEFELRVQSLFKPEHLLQNGYSSTDRRGELQHFPLSSLSIGVIEAHQDMYLTHHEVAAAATHAKHLAKSKLGNSLFVEQRQTDDTEVQMA, from the coding sequence ATGAATGAATCACCTAGCCTAGAATCACTCAGGCACGAACTTGAAGATATTATTAGCCAAAACCAGTTAACGGCACTTTTCCAACCCATCGCATCCACCCGGGATGGCGAAATTTTTGGCTATGAAGGGCTCATTCGCGGTCCTTCTTCCAGCTTTTTACATTCTCCCATTAATCTTTTTCGCACAGCAGAAGAGCTAGGCTGCCTGCATGCTTTAGATTTTGCATGTCGCAGAGCGGTGATCAAAGCCTTTGTGCGGGAAGAATTAGCCGGACGTTTATTTCTGAATGTGATTCCTTCTTGCTTAGCAGAGCAAGACTTTAAACCGGGCGCAACGCTGGCCCTACTGAATGATGCAGGGCTAGCCCCGCAGCGCGTCGTCATCGAGCTTACCGAAACCCAGCCTACTCACGATTACAATCTACTCAAAGAAGCATTGCTGCATTATCGGGATATGGGCTTTAAAATTGCACTCGACGATTTAGGGGAAGGCTTTTCCTCGCTCAGGCTCTGGTCAGAGCTCAAGCCTGAATTTGTCAAAATTGATAAATACTTTATCCAAGGCTTGGCTTGCGACGCGCAAAAACGCCAGTTTGTCAGATCAATTCAACATATCGCACTCAATACCGGCACCCGCGTCATTGCAGAAGGCATTGAATCTCAGGCTGATTTGCAAGTCGTACAAAACATCGGCATTGGCTATGTACAAGGCTATTTTATTGCCCTGCCCAATGCGCATCCGCCAAGACAGCTCAATCTTAATCTGCAAGAAAAAGATTACCGCCCAAGCCTGCTTAAAGCGCAAACAGCAGGCCAATTATTAGTTGAAGTGCCCACTGTTTTACCCAAGCAAAGCGGCACAGAAATCTGCCGTATTTTTAGCAAATACCCGCAAATTCATGCGCTACCCGTGATTGATGAGCAGCGCCCTGTTGGCTTATTACGGCGCCATGAAGTGATCGAATTCTTTGGCCGCCCCTTTGCCCACGAGCTCTATGGCAACAAACCCTGCAAGGGACTGATGGATTGCACACCCCTGATTGTAGAGCACTCCACCAGCTTGCAAGAGCTCTCCCAGCTGGTTACCGCGGCAGATCATCGCCATCTGGCCGATGGCTTTATCATTATTGAACAAGGGCATTATCTGGGCATGGGCACAGGCCATGACTTAATGCGCGCCATTACCGAATTGCAAATTCGCGCCGCACGGCACGCCAATCCGCTGACCCTGCTACCGGGCAATGTGCCTATAGAAGAACAAATAGAGATTTTACTGACCGAACAGCGCTACTTCACCGCAGCCTATATCGATTTAGACCACTTCAAGCCCTACAACGATGTCTATGGTTATGCCTGCGGCGATAAAATGATTCGCATGCTAGGGGAGCTGCTGCTCAGCATTGCCGACCCACAAATCGACTTTGTTGGCCATATTGGCGGCGATGATTTTATGATTTTATTTCGCTCAACAGACTGGAAACAACGCTGCAAAAGCTTGCTCAAAGAATTTGAGCTGCGGGTGCAAAGCTTGTTTAAGCCGGAGCATCTCTTACAAAATGGTTACAGCAGCACTGATCGCCGCGGCGAATTGCAACACTTTCCGCTAAGCAGCTTATCGATTGGTGTGATTGAGGCGCATCAAGATATGTATCTTACCCATCATGAAGTCGCCGCCGCAGCGACCCATGCCAAGCATCTTGCTAAAAGTAAACTGGGCAACAGCTTGTTTGTAGAACAGCGCCAAACAGATGACACCGAAGTGCAAATGGCTTAG
- a CDS encoding methyl-accepting chemotaxis protein, with translation MRSVKSMFLALGGLVVLSLILLVSVAILLKQSADEHSQAELQRYNSYLLADELRQSSDDLTRLARSYVITGDAKYEKQYWDVLDIRNGKKPRPQEYQRIYWDFKAVSDSLPRPDGHLVALQELMKQAGFTEAEFAKLKEAQANSDGLVKSETIAMNAVKGRFADDAGGFSKQGEPDLKLAADLMHNVAYHQYKAQIMGPVDAFFVLLDKRTAAQVISAEQSKQFYLQILLAMIFLFGLGLLLVLVWMYHRLISLLGCEPQEALQIVQEIAAGNLNAKFNASHQRSLLGALDGMNQRFRLVIGDIRSTSAVLAQTSVQVNASAQRLSQNASEQMDSIESTSIALKEINFTVGQNSDNAKVTEGMAGKSASDAVKGGEAVKQTVNAMRQIAKKISIIDDIAYQTNLLALNAAIEAARAGENGKGFAVVASEVRKLAERCQLAAQEISDLASNSVEQAEGAGKLLEDIVPTIRKTSFLIQEISCASQEQAQGIDQISASVEQFTQGTQANASAADALSRAAQELAEHASVLEKNISFFHGQ, from the coding sequence ATGCGTAGTGTAAAAAGTATGTTCTTAGCGCTGGGTGGCTTGGTTGTGCTATCACTGATTTTATTGGTAAGCGTCGCCATTTTACTGAAGCAAAGCGCTGATGAGCATAGCCAGGCCGAATTACAACGCTACAACTCTTACTTATTGGCTGATGAGTTAAGGCAAAGCTCGGATGACCTTACCCGCTTGGCTCGTAGCTATGTGATTACAGGCGATGCCAAATACGAAAAGCAATACTGGGATGTGCTTGATATACGCAATGGCAAAAAGCCCAGACCTCAAGAGTATCAGCGTATTTATTGGGATTTTAAGGCGGTGAGCGATAGCCTGCCGCGTCCAGATGGCCACTTAGTTGCCCTGCAAGAGTTAATGAAACAAGCCGGTTTTACTGAAGCAGAATTCGCCAAATTAAAAGAAGCTCAGGCTAATTCAGATGGCTTGGTTAAAAGTGAAACCATCGCCATGAATGCCGTGAAAGGACGCTTTGCAGATGATGCGGGTGGTTTTAGCAAGCAAGGTGAGCCTGATTTAAAACTCGCAGCAGATCTGATGCATAACGTGGCTTATCACCAGTACAAAGCACAAATTATGGGCCCGGTCGATGCGTTTTTTGTTTTGCTGGATAAACGCACTGCGGCCCAGGTGATAAGTGCCGAGCAAAGCAAGCAGTTTTATTTACAAATTTTACTGGCCATGATTTTTTTATTTGGTTTGGGTTTATTGCTGGTTTTAGTTTGGATGTATCACCGCCTGATTAGTCTTTTGGGGTGCGAGCCCCAAGAGGCATTGCAGATTGTGCAGGAAATTGCTGCGGGTAATTTAAATGCGAAATTTAACGCCAGCCATCAGCGCAGTCTTTTAGGCGCTCTGGATGGGATGAATCAACGTTTTAGGCTGGTGATTGGCGACATCAGAAGTACATCGGCTGTTTTGGCGCAGACTTCAGTGCAGGTTAATGCTTCAGCGCAGCGTTTATCGCAAAATGCATCTGAGCAAATGGATAGTATCGAAAGCACCAGCATCGCATTGAAAGAGATTAACTTTACTGTCGGGCAAAATAGCGACAATGCCAAAGTGACTGAAGGAATGGCTGGAAAATCGGCTAGTGATGCGGTAAAGGGCGGAGAAGCCGTTAAGCAAACCGTGAATGCCATGCGGCAAATTGCTAAGAAAATTAGCATTATTGATGATATTGCCTATCAGACTAATTTACTGGCGTTGAACGCGGCTATTGAAGCAGCAAGGGCGGGGGAGAATGGTAAGGGCTTTGCTGTGGTTGCATCTGAAGTGAGAAAGCTGGCTGAGCGCTGCCAACTGGCCGCTCAGGAAATTAGTGATTTAGCCAGTAATAGTGTTGAGCAGGCAGAGGGGGCGGGTAAGTTGCTTGAAGATATTGTGCCGACGATTCGCAAAACTTCTTTTTTGATTCAGGAAATATCCTGTGCATCGCAGGAGCAGGCACAAGGAATTGATCAGATCAGCGCTTCGGTAGAGCAATTCACGCAAGGCACACAAGCTAACGCTAGCGCCGCCGATGCGCTCAGCCGCGCCGCACAGGAGCTGGCCGAGCACGCTAGTGTGCTAGAGAAGAACATTAGTTTTTTTCACGGTCAGTAG
- the sbcB gene encoding exodeoxyribonuclease I, with the protein MQIQKPYNQAAIPRGFIYMHTFYWHDYETFGINPRRDRPSQFAGIRTDAELNEIGKPLNIFCKPTPDYLPDPESCLLTGITPQQCLENGVDEFEFAARIEAELAMPSTVGLGYNSIRFDDEVTRFMFWRNLIEPYSREWQNDCSRWDLLDVVRTTYALRPEGIVWPTHDDGRPSFKLEHLTKANGISHEAAHDALSDVRATIALARLIREKQPKLFDFCFSLRKKDKVLEQIGLPNAKPFLHISGMFSAERGCIALVWPLAMHPNNKNEIIVWDLAFDPSEIFKLDAETIRLRMFSKTADLPEGVPRLPIKSIHINKSPIVIGNLKTLSSERAAHWNIDVEQALAHAKIAESAPDMSAIWQQVFTSEHAKSDVDEDLYGGFIGNNDKRLLAKLRNFSPEELAKERVSFEDSRLEEVLFRYRARNFPSTLTAAELQRWEQHRAAKLFDGTGGARTLEAFGEAIDTLSENVSEQQADILSALFDYAESIMPD; encoded by the coding sequence ATGCAAATTCAAAAGCCTTATAATCAGGCAGCGATTCCCAGAGGCTTTATCTATATGCATACCTTTTACTGGCACGATTACGAAACATTTGGCATCAACCCACGCCGTGATCGCCCTTCGCAATTTGCTGGCATTCGCACCGATGCAGAGTTAAATGAAATCGGCAAGCCACTCAATATTTTCTGTAAACCCACACCTGACTATCTGCCCGATCCTGAATCCTGCCTGCTTACGGGCATTACGCCTCAGCAGTGCTTAGAAAATGGTGTAGACGAGTTTGAGTTTGCGGCCCGTATCGAGGCCGAGCTGGCTATGCCTAGCACGGTAGGGTTAGGTTATAACTCGATTCGTTTTGACGATGAAGTCACGCGCTTTATGTTCTGGCGCAATCTGATCGAGCCCTATTCGCGTGAATGGCAAAATGATTGCAGCCGCTGGGATTTACTCGATGTGGTACGCACCACCTATGCGCTGCGCCCCGAAGGCATTGTTTGGCCAACACACGACGATGGCCGCCCTTCCTTCAAATTAGAACATCTCACCAAGGCCAACGGCATCAGCCACGAAGCGGCGCACGATGCGCTATCTGATGTGCGTGCCACCATTGCACTGGCACGGCTAATCCGTGAGAAACAACCCAAGCTATTCGATTTTTGCTTTTCACTGCGTAAAAAAGACAAGGTGCTAGAGCAAATTGGCCTCCCCAATGCCAAACCTTTCCTACATATCAGCGGCATGTTTTCCGCAGAGCGCGGCTGCATCGCGCTGGTTTGGCCACTCGCCATGCATCCCAACAATAAAAACGAAATCATCGTTTGGGATTTAGCCTTTGATCCAAGTGAGATTTTCAAGCTGGACGCGGAAACCATCCGCCTGCGTATGTTCAGCAAAACGGCTGATTTACCCGAAGGTGTCCCTCGCCTGCCGATTAAAAGCATCCATATTAATAAGTCGCCCATTGTGATTGGCAATCTCAAAACATTAAGTAGTGAGCGAGCTGCACATTGGAATATCGACGTAGAACAGGCCTTGGCTCACGCCAAAATAGCCGAAAGCGCCCCCGATATGAGCGCAATCTGGCAGCAGGTGTTTACGAGCGAGCATGCAAAAAGCGATGTGGATGAAGATTTATACGGCGGATTTATTGGCAATAATGATAAGCGTCTTCTAGCTAAGCTACGCAACTTTAGCCCCGAAGAGCTGGCTAAAGAGCGGGTGAGCTTTGAAGATAGCCGCCTTGAAGAAGTGCTTTTCCGCTACCGCGCCAGAAACTTTCCAAGCACATTAACCGCGGCAGAATTGCAACGCTGGGAGCAACACCGTGCAGCAAAGTTGTTCGATGGCACAGGTGGCGCACGCACGCTGGAAGCCTTTGGTGAAGCAATTGATACGCTATCGGAAAACGTCAGCGAGCAGCAGGCGGACATTCTTTCTGCACTCTTTGATTACGCCGAAAGCATTATGCCCGACTAG
- the rpsT gene encoding 30S ribosomal protein S20 has protein sequence MANSAQARKRARQAEKARQHNTSQRSAFRTAIKKVLKAVEAGDKAAAQTVFQLSVSIIDRIADKEIFHKNKAARHKSRLSAAIKAMA, from the coding sequence ATGGCTAACAGTGCCCAAGCTCGCAAGCGTGCACGTCAGGCTGAGAAAGCCCGCCAGCACAATACTAGCCAGCGTTCCGCTTTCCGCACCGCGATCAAAAAGGTGCTGAAGGCTGTGGAAGCAGGTGATAAAGCTGCGGCTCAGACCGTCTTCCAGCTATCAGTCAGCATCATTGACCGTATCGCGGACAAAGAAATCTTCCACAAGAACAAGGCAGCTCGTCATAAGAGCCGTCTGTCTGCAGCAATCAAGGCTATGGCCTAA
- a CDS encoding GGDEF domain-containing response regulator: MSQVDSEQLPLPRILVVDDSRIVRATIKKHLAAAYDVVEAPNGEEGWQRLLADETIQLLISDLSMPVLDGLGLLARVRSAGDGRLYLLPVIIISGEEDDITKQKCVECGATDFITKSTDRSEMLARVAANIQLAAIQCELALARAEQAQAVTRDKSTGVASSHLLMLQMEQSMAYALRHNSEVTLLLLEIDNYQPLKQKLGDRLADQMLNLLAKLLAAKLRREDTLAHVDGPQFAIVAPGTSLSEVRVMAERLRQGVAAARINFRDERLEVSASVAIANSWHDDTHSAPALFSKAITRLYASVGDGRILMPDENINRLPLLPLADALLMLHKGHQDEVRPHLPALLASLTPLINLANEEYGLGWSLDFLRKPDEVNHS; the protein is encoded by the coding sequence ATGTCGCAAGTGGATTCAGAACAACTTCCTTTACCACGCATTCTTGTTGTGGATGACTCTCGGATTGTCCGCGCAACAATTAAGAAGCACCTTGCTGCGGCTTATGATGTAGTTGAAGCGCCCAATGGCGAGGAGGGCTGGCAGCGCCTGTTGGCCGATGAAACAATTCAGCTGCTGATCTCCGATTTATCCATGCCTGTACTTGATGGTTTGGGCCTTTTGGCCCGGGTGCGCAGTGCGGGCGATGGTCGTCTTTATTTATTACCGGTGATTATTATCTCGGGTGAAGAAGACGATATCACCAAGCAAAAATGCGTTGAATGCGGCGCAACTGATTTTATTACCAAATCCACAGATCGCAGCGAAATGCTGGCGCGTGTGGCGGCTAATATTCAATTGGCGGCGATTCAGTGTGAACTGGCATTAGCGCGTGCAGAGCAGGCGCAGGCGGTGACGAGGGACAAGAGTACTGGGGTAGCTAGCTCACATTTGCTGATGCTGCAAATGGAGCAATCCATGGCCTATGCTTTGCGCCACAATTCTGAAGTGACTCTGCTGCTTTTAGAAATTGATAATTACCAGCCTCTGAAGCAAAAACTAGGTGATAGGCTGGCTGATCAAATGCTGAATTTATTAGCTAAATTATTGGCGGCTAAATTACGGCGTGAAGATACTTTGGCTCATGTGGACGGGCCGCAGTTTGCGATTGTGGCTCCGGGTACTTCCTTAAGTGAAGTGCGGGTGATGGCCGAGCGTTTGCGGCAGGGCGTTGCGGCAGCCAGAATTAATTTCCGCGATGAGCGTTTGGAAGTGAGCGCCAGCGTGGCAATCGCAAATTCTTGGCATGATGACACGCATTCGGCCCCGGCTTTATTTAGCAAAGCCATAACGCGTCTTTATGCCTCGGTTGGAGATGGCCGGATTTTAATGCCGGATGAGAACATCAATCGCCTGCCTCTATTACCACTGGCAGATGCGTTGCTGATGTTACATAAAGGGCATCAGGATGAGGTGCGCCCGCATCTTCCCGCCTTATTGGCGAGCTTAACGCCATTAATTAATTTGGCAAATGAAGAGTACGGGCTGGGGTGGTCTTTGGATTTTTTGCGTAAACCAGATGAAGTTAATCATTCATAA
- a CDS encoding TIGR03790 family protein gives MKLLFGLISLFLSASLWAAPPKPPFYQLNASQLAVVVNRNDPLSAEIARYYAEKHGLKPEQIFQISLPTDRSWISEGELAQAKAELDTALPAHIQALALAWTKPYRVNCLSITYAFTLGYKEGICQSTGKPTPASPYFNHASTQPFSDLGLRPSMMLAANNLAEAKKLIDRGSEAWGSFPRGTAYYLTTSDKTRSARAPLFPPTQTVERPAIKIENLHGDVISHKKDVLIYQTGLTKVDKLETLQFLPGALADHLTSFGGMLTDSSQMSSLKWLEAGATASYGTVSEPYSYPQKFPHPQVLLYHYLAGATAVEAYWKSVEWPAQGVFIGDPLAAPFRSLSPRKQ, from the coding sequence GTGAAGCTTCTCTTCGGCCTTATCTCTCTCTTTCTTTCTGCCTCACTCTGGGCTGCCCCGCCTAAGCCGCCTTTTTATCAGCTCAACGCCAGCCAGCTAGCCGTGGTCGTGAATCGTAATGATCCCTTATCAGCCGAAATTGCACGTTACTACGCAGAAAAACATGGTTTAAAGCCTGAGCAGATCTTTCAAATTAGCCTGCCCACAGACCGTAGCTGGATTAGCGAAGGTGAGTTGGCGCAAGCCAAAGCGGAGCTAGATACAGCACTGCCCGCTCATATTCAGGCACTGGCACTGGCATGGACCAAGCCTTATCGGGTAAATTGCCTGAGTATCACTTATGCCTTTACGCTGGGTTATAAAGAGGGCATTTGTCAGAGCACGGGCAAGCCGACTCCTGCCTCACCATACTTTAACCATGCCAGCACCCAGCCCTTCAGCGATTTAGGCTTACGCCCCAGCATGATGCTAGCGGCCAATAATCTGGCAGAAGCTAAAAAATTAATTGATCGCGGCAGCGAGGCTTGGGGGAGCTTCCCGCGAGGCACGGCTTATTATTTAACCACGAGTGATAAAACCCGCAGCGCCAGAGCGCCTTTATTCCCGCCCACACAGACGGTAGAGCGCCCAGCCATTAAAATTGAGAATCTGCACGGCGATGTAATCAGCCATAAAAAAGATGTGCTGATTTATCAAACAGGGCTCACCAAGGTAGATAAGCTGGAAACCTTGCAATTTTTACCCGGCGCACTGGCCGATCATCTGACTTCTTTTGGCGGCATGCTGACCGACAGCAGCCAGATGAGCAGTTTAAAATGGCTGGAAGCTGGCGCTACTGCCAGCTATGGCACGGTGAGCGAGCCTTACTCTTACCCACAAAAATTCCCGCATCCACAGGTTTTGCTCTATCACTATCTGGCGGGTGCCACAGCAGTAGAAGCCTATTGGAAAAGTGTGGAATGGCCTGCGCAAGGGGTATTTATTGGTGACCCGCTGGCCGCGCCGTTTCGCAGCCTTAGCCCGCGCAAGCAATAA
- a CDS encoding NAD+ synthase, whose product MKIAIAQLNSIVGDLAGNTTKIFAAAIEAKAKGADILLTPELALSGYPPEDLLLRPAFLAECAQCVGRFIDELDGITLVLGYPRASGDERFNSAIVIRDGNVLGRYDKLLLPNDQVFDEVRYFSPGYSPFVFEQDGVQIGLAICEDIWDIEPASAADDEGAELLLILNASPYNQAKQSTRREVVGQRVEETGMAMVYCNMIGGQDELIFDGQSFALNKSGELVAQLPAFSEQIAIVEYSKGNLQAATITPDLSDEASAYQALVLGVQDYIGKNRFPGVLLGLSGGIDSALTLAIAVDALGADKVHAVMMPSRYTADISVDDSREMIKILGCKYSEIEIWPIYEAFMNGLAGEFEGTAADTTEENLQARARGTLLMALSNKSGKLVLTTGNKSEMTTGYATLYGDMAGGFAVLKDVAKTLVYRLSAWRNTQGVVIPERIITRPPSAELRPDQTDQDSLPAYEVLDAILQAYVEENLSRTEIIAKGFAKADVDRVVHLLTINEYKRRQAPVGPRITHRAFGKDWRMPITNRFSM is encoded by the coding sequence ATGAAAATCGCCATTGCCCAGCTCAACTCCATCGTCGGCGATCTTGCCGGTAACACGACTAAAATTTTTGCTGCGGCTATCGAAGCCAAAGCCAAGGGCGCTGATATTTTGCTCACGCCTGAGCTGGCATTAAGCGGCTACCCGCCTGAAGACCTACTGCTGCGCCCAGCCTTTTTGGCCGAATGCGCCCAGTGTGTTGGCCGCTTTATTGACGAGCTGGACGGCATCACACTGGTGCTGGGCTATCCGCGTGCTAGTGGTGACGAGCGATTTAACAGCGCTATTGTGATTCGGGATGGCAATGTACTGGGCCGCTACGACAAGCTCTTGCTGCCTAATGATCAGGTGTTTGATGAAGTGCGCTATTTTTCACCCGGCTATTCGCCCTTTGTCTTCGAGCAGGATGGCGTACAGATTGGCTTAGCCATTTGTGAAGACATCTGGGATATCGAGCCTGCATCGGCCGCCGATGACGAAGGCGCTGAATTACTGTTAATTCTTAATGCATCGCCTTACAACCAAGCCAAGCAATCCACCCGCCGCGAAGTAGTCGGCCAGCGCGTTGAAGAAACCGGCATGGCGATGGTGTATTGCAATATGATCGGCGGGCAAGACGAGCTGATTTTTGATGGCCAGTCCTTTGCGCTGAATAAATCAGGCGAACTCGTGGCCCAGCTGCCCGCATTTAGCGAGCAAATTGCCATCGTTGAATACAGCAAGGGCAATTTACAAGCCGCCACCATTACCCCTGATTTAAGCGATGAAGCCAGCGCCTATCAGGCCCTCGTCTTGGGCGTGCAAGACTATATCGGCAAAAATCGCTTCCCCGGCGTGCTCTTGGGTCTATCAGGCGGGATTGATTCGGCGCTAACGCTCGCGATTGCCGTAGATGCGCTAGGTGCAGACAAGGTACATGCGGTAATGATGCCGTCTCGCTACACCGCCGATATCAGCGTGGATGATTCACGCGAAATGATTAAAATCCTTGGCTGCAAATATTCAGAAATAGAAATCTGGCCGATCTACGAAGCCTTTATGAATGGCCTGGCGGGTGAATTTGAAGGCACGGCCGCGGATACCACCGAAGAAAACCTGCAAGCGCGCGCTCGCGGTACGCTCCTGATGGCGCTATCGAATAAATCCGGCAAGCTGGTACTCACCACCGGCAATAAATCCGAAATGACCACCGGTTACGCTACGCTCTACGGTGATATGGCAGGTGGCTTTGCGGTGCTCAAAGACGTAGCAAAAACGCTGGTGTATCGCCTCTCTGCCTGGCGCAATACGCAAGGCGTGGTGATTCCAGAGCGGATTATTACTCGCCCACCCTCGGCGGAACTTCGGCCTGATCAAACCGACCAAGACTCATTACCCGCTTATGAAGTCTTAGATGCCATTTTGCAAGCCTATGTAGAAGAAAACCTCAGCCGTACCGAAATCATTGCCAAGGGCTTTGCCAAGGCCGATGTAGATCGCGTGGTGCATTTACTCACGATCAATGAATACAAGCGCCGTCAGGCACCAGTAGGCCCACGTATTACTCACCGCGCTTTTGGCAAAGATTGGCGTATGCCAATTACCAATCGTTTTTCGATGTAG
- a CDS encoding AI-2E family transporter: MLKLDRFAGIASYCLIGLFLLLVMLNHLLPALLIGLLVYELVAQAAQGPFISRLPPKHAKPVALIIFSAGIILLLVLMGFSLASVFHGESASMPSIMRKSAEIAEALHLELANWLPAWILESLPQDVSAWKTAFYQWSDKHIAQLQQMGARTGHTLAQMLIAMVIGAMLSLHHNNSNKAPLLNALQTRCSRLADSFRQIVFAQVRISALNTFFTLIYLAMVLPALGISLPLTKTLIVITFLAGLLPVIGNLISNTAIVAVSMSVSASVAAGSLAFLVIIHKLEYFLNARIVGGRIHAFAWELLLAMLLMEAIFGLPGLVAAPIFYAYLKQELKAANLI; encoded by the coding sequence ATGCTTAAGCTCGACCGCTTCGCAGGTATTGCCAGCTATTGCCTCATTGGACTGTTTTTACTATTAGTGATGCTCAATCACTTACTCCCTGCTTTACTGATTGGTTTGCTGGTTTACGAGCTGGTGGCTCAGGCAGCTCAAGGCCCCTTTATCTCACGCCTGCCCCCCAAACACGCCAAGCCCGTTGCGCTGATTATTTTTTCTGCGGGCATTATCCTGCTGCTGGTATTAATGGGATTTAGCTTAGCTTCGGTATTTCATGGTGAATCAGCATCAATGCCCAGCATCATGCGTAAATCAGCAGAAATCGCCGAAGCGCTGCATCTGGAGCTAGCCAACTGGCTGCCCGCCTGGATACTGGAAAGCCTTCCGCAAGATGTAAGTGCCTGGAAAACAGCGTTCTATCAATGGTCTGATAAACATATTGCCCAATTACAGCAAATGGGCGCGCGCACCGGCCATACGCTGGCACAGATGCTAATTGCAATGGTGATTGGGGCCATGCTGTCTTTGCACCACAATAATAGTAATAAAGCCCCCTTACTCAATGCGCTACAAACACGCTGCTCTCGCTTAGCCGATTCTTTCCGTCAAATTGTGTTTGCTCAAGTTCGTATTTCCGCCCTGAATACTTTTTTTACGCTGATTTATCTGGCCATGGTTTTACCCGCGCTTGGTATTTCGCTCCCCCTCACCAAAACCTTAATTGTGATTACCTTTCTGGCAGGTTTATTACCGGTCATTGGTAATCTGATTTCCAATACCGCCATTGTGGCCGTCAGCATGAGTGTCTCCGCTTCTGTAGCCGCAGGCTCACTGGCCTTTTTAGTCATTATTCATAAGCTGGAATACTTTTTAAATGCACGAATTGTAGGTGGGCGCATCCATGCTTTTGCGTGGGAGCTGCTGCTTGCTATGCTGCTGATGGAAGCCATTTTTGGCTTGCCCGGCTTAGTGGCTGCACCCATTTTCTATGCCTATTTAAAACAGGAACTCAAGGCAGCCAACTTGATTTAG